Proteins encoded in a region of the Ptychodera flava strain L36383 chromosome 4, AS_Pfla_20210202, whole genome shotgun sequence genome:
- the LOC139131730 gene encoding aggrecan core protein-like isoform X2, with product MRGVVITTLLVLAVLSACFAASAPKADATIDETSAVEETPEITSEAEFEDSEDDLEETRFEEDDIEEFDESDLDERSVEEEELEDESADQDETAEQEVDEEEETDTHEMSTANDETEESSEDVDEEAIKVVKDAHRRWACYHRKCYRLFTCHYNWYQAYHVCRRYGGNLVSIHNCYQNRIVAAYARRYGNLWIGLNDRCRERYFRWTDRSPYNFRRWYCRQPDNYRNEDCVEMYRNGRWNDLKCHYRRRFMCQKRRYHRYHWYHWHRPRPCWG from the exons AT GAGAGGGGTTGTTATCACAACGCTGTTAGTACTAGCCGTACTATCAGCATGCTTTGCTGCCTCCGCACCCAAAGCAGACGCTACCATCGACGAAACATCTGCCGTTGAAGAGACACCTGAAATCACGTCTGAGGCAGAATTCGAAGACTCAGAAGATGATTTGGAAGAGACGCGTTTTGAAGAAGATGACATAGAGGAATTTGATGAAAGTGACCTGGATGAACGCAGCGTTGAGGAGGAAGAATTGGAAGATGAAAGCGCTGACCAAGACGAAACTGCAGAGCAAGAAGTTGATGAGGAAGAAGAGACAGATACACATGAAATGAGCACAGCCAACGATGAGACAGAGGAGAGCAGTGAAGACGTCGATGAAGAAGCCATTAAGGTCGTGAAAGATG CTCACAGACGATGGGCTTGCTATCACAGGAAGTGTTACAGGTTGTTTACTTGCCACTACAACTGGTATCAAGCATATCATGTTTGTAGAAGATATGGTGGTAATCTCGTCAGCATCCACAACTGCTACCAGAACCGCATTGTCGCAG CTTACGCACGTCGCTATGGAAACTTGTGGATCGGGTTAAATGACAGATGTCGGGAGAGATATTTCAGATGGACTGATCGATCTCCG TACAATTTCAGAAGATGGTATTGTCGTCAGCCTGACAACTACAGAAACGAGGACTGTGTTGAGATGTACAGGAATGGACGTTGGAACGATCTAAAATGTCACTACCGACGTCGTTTCATGTGCCAGAAACGCCGATACCACCGCTACCACTGGTACCACTGGCATAGGCCTAGGCCATGCTGGGGTTAA
- the LOC139130512 gene encoding low affinity immunoglobulin epsilon Fc receptor-like, whose translation MRGVVITTLVVLAVLSACFAASAPKAESTIDETSAVKETPESASAEEFEDSEDDLEERSLEEDDIEEFDESDLNERSVEEEESEDESADQDETAEQEIDEEEETDTHEMSTADDETEESSEDVDEEAIELVKDAHRRWVCYHRKCYRMFTRRRRWRRAHRICRRKGGTLVSIHNSYQNRIVRAYARRYGNLWIGLNDRRCEGRFRWTDRSRYNFSRWYCHEPNNYRNEDCVEMYRNGRWNDLRCRRRRRFMCQKRRHCHRHHWYHWHGYHHWG comes from the exons AT GAGAGGGGTTGTTATCACGACGCTGGTAGTACTAGCTGTACTATCAGCATGCTTTGCTGCCTCCGCACCCAAAGCAGAGTCTACCATCGACGAAACATCTGCCGTTAAAGAGACACCTGAAAGCGCGTCTGCGGAAGAATTCGAAGACTCAGAAGATGATTTGGAAGAGAGAAGTCTAGAAGAAGACGACATAGAGGAATTCGATGAAAGTGACCTGAATGAACGCAGCGTCGAGGAGGAAGAATCGGAAGATGAAAGCGCTGACCAAGACGAAACCGCAGAGCAAGAGATCGATGAGGAAGAAGAGACAGATACACATGAAATGAGCACAGCCGACGATGAGACGGAGGAGAGCAGTGAAGACGTCGATGAAGAAGCCATCGAGCTCGtgaaagatg CTCACAGACGATGGGTCTGCTATCACAGGAAGTGTTACAGAATGTTTACTCGCCGCCGCCGTTGGAGAAGAGCACATCGAATTTGTAGAAGAAAAGGCGGTACCCTTGTCAGCATCCACAACAGCTACCAGAACCGCATTGTCAGAG CTTACGCACGTCGCTATGGAAACTTGTGGATAGGATTGAATGACAGACGTTGTGAAGGACGTTTTAGATGGACCGATCGATCTAGG TACAATTTCAGCAGATGGTATTGTCATGAGCCTAACAACTACAGAAACGAGGACTGCGTAGAGATGTACAGGAATGGACGCTGGAACGATCTACGATGCCGCAGGCGACGTCGTTTCATGTGTCAGAAACGCAGACACTGCCACAGGCACCACTGGTACCACTGGCACGGGTATCATCACTGGGGTTAA